The nucleotide window AAAACTACTTTGTTTACAACAAGTGCATCTGTTTTTTGAAAACTAGAACTCTGTTACAACCCAAATCTTCTATCTTGTGGCAAACCACAATGTTAATGCTCCTGTATACTTCAAGTCTCCTATTTGTCGCAATGAGAGACATCTGTTTCTGACTTGCCTATCAATTAGCTTCACCAAAAAACCTGGCAATATTGGTGTACTGCCATGCCTTCTCTCATTTCGTTCCCGCCATAGGAAATAGACAGTGACTTGCAGTGTATAGCGAATGAGGAACCTTTCCAGCAAACCTCCATTGGTGTCCCGAATCAGTACCATCAGCTCCGACCACAAAGTTGTGTACGAGTTCAGTAACAAACCTTGCACCAGTTTCGACCAGACTTCTGCCGAGTAACTACACTCAAAAAAGAGATGGTCCCTTGATTCCATCACATTCTGACAGAGAACGCATGATGGATTAGCTCCAACATTCCATGTCAACATGCGATCACCCGTTGACAATCTATTTTGAATTGCTAACCAATGAAAGAAAGCGTATTTAGGGATGTGATGTTTATACCAGATGCTCTTCCACCATTGAACGGGAGGGTCTTCTTTTCGAATAAGTTCCCATGTTTGTTTTGTCTTGAACACTGCTTGATACTTTCCTTCGCTCTGTTTCCACAGTGCTACATCAGTTTCTCCAGTGAGTTTCAGCCTTTGGTCCTCacagattttttcaacttcattAAATACATCAATCCTATGCCTTCTCCTCCTCCGATTGCTCAGAGCAACAGCAACAGTTGTAGTCATTGAAACTCCCATATCAATAACACCGTGCGCGCCAAACAAGTCATACAACCTTCCCATACTCGACCAACAGTCAAACCAAAAAGAAGTGTTATTTCCATCACCTACTTGCATCTTGTGAAAATCTTTAGCCTTGTCTCGTAGCTTCACCAGCTTGCGCCACATCCATGAACCTTTTGTAGTATTTTTTTTGATCGACCAGAACGAGCCATTCTTGAAAAGATTCATTTTAGTCCACTGAGCCCACAGGGATGCTTGTGAAGATACTGTCCGCCAGATAAGTTTTAAACAGCTGACTTGGTTAGTTTCTTTCAGTGGCCGAAGACCTAGGCCCCCATCACACTTCCTCCTACAAACTATTTCCCAAGATACCTTAGCCTTCCTTGGGTTCAGAACAGGCCCCGACCAGAGAAAAGCTGCACATATGCTATTTATCTCCTTTATACACGCGCCAGGCAATACAAAACCAGCCATCCAGAAGTTCACAATGCTCAAAAGAACAGAGCGGATCAACTGTAATCTACCAGCCATCGATAAGAAACGGTTCGTCCAATGTGTAATACGAGTTCTTATCTTATCAATGAGTATACCATAATCCTCTTGTCCCATCTTTTTTGTTAGCAGCGGCAGCCCCAAATAACGAACTGGTAATTTCTCAGACGCAAATTCAAACTGCTGTTCCAGTAAGCCTGTTTCTGCTTCAGACAACCCCGCATAGTAGATAGTAGTTTTCTCCATACTGATTTTTAAGCCCGAGACCTTTCCaaaataattaaacacttcCACAATGCTTTCTATGGATCTGACTCTGCCATCTGTGAAAACCATTATATCATCAGCAAAACTCAAGTGGGTTAGCCCCAGATTCTTGCATTTGGGATGATACCCCATGTTACTATCCTTGGCCGATTTGTCTAGCAACTTCGACAGAACATTCATGCAGATTACAAAGAGGTAAGGCGACAGAGCACATCCTTGCCGTAGGCCTCTTGTACTTTGAAAATACCCAGCAAGCTCACCATTAACTTGGACAGAAAACGATGCCGTTGATATACAGAGGGAGATCCAATGAATGAACATTGGAGGAAAATCCATAGCTTCCAGTGTGTTGAAGAGAAAACTCCACTGAACCGAATCAAATGCTTTAGAGATGTCTATCTTTAAGGCGCATCTAGAAGATACCGTGTCTTTATGATAGTCTTTCACCAGCTCCGTGGCAAGCAAGAGATTCTCAATAAGAAGACGGCCTTTTACGAATGCTGTCTGGTTCAGAGCAATAAAGTCCGGCAGCGTGAGCTTTAACCTGTTGGCTATTATTTTTGAGATGACTTTATATATGACATTGCACAATGATATTGGTCGGTAGTCCTTCATCTCAAGAGCCACAGTTTTCTTTGGTATTAAGGCCAGAATTGTTGTATTCACTCCTTTTGGCAAGAAACCTTTTGCGAAAAAAGACTGCACTGAAATAATGAATTCCGGTCCTATAATAGACCATGCAGCTTTGAAAAACTCCACTGTGAATCCGTCTGGCCCAGGCGATTTATCACAAGGCATACTGAAAAGTACTTTAGTGATCTCCTCCGCTGTTACCTCTTTTGTAAGCTCTTGCTGATCAGCCTCTGAGCATCGGTATGGTAAAAGCTCCTGCAACTTACACACATCAATTCCCTCAAAGTCAGTTGGCTGATGCTGAAGAAATTCTTTAAAGAAACCCTCAGCTTCTTCTTTTATTTCATCTGGTTTCTTAACAATGCGGCCATCTCTGCACTTTACTTCTTTGATCGAGTTATTGATGTCTCTTGCTGTTGCTGCCCGATGAAAAACTCTGTTATTTTTGTCCCCTACCTTCAGCCAATGCAGCTTAGATTTTTGCTTGAGAAATCCCTCCTCCAACTGAGCAACATGTTCCCAACGTGCATATGCATTGTTTTCTCTCTCCAAGTTTTGTTGTGATGGGTTCCTGATAGTCTCCTCTTGATACACACACAGGTTCTCATaggcctccttggtcttcaccGAGAGGTTTCCCATTTTTTCCTTTGCCAATACTCTTATTTTTGGTTTAAGAGCTTTTAGCTTCTTTGAGAAACGATAGAGCGAGGACGTTGACAAGAAAATAGGGTCAGTTGTTTGCCAGTAATTCTCCATTAGCGGCTTAAAACCTTCTAGTTCGGCAATTGCGTTGACAAACTTAAAAGGCCTTTTTGGCCGATTCAAAGCTGAGCGGAGATGAACCCTGCAGCGTAGGTGATCCGAGCAACCTCCCGCCTCGAAAACACTATAGGACTGAGGGTAAGATCCAAGCCAATGATCATTTATCAAAACTCGGTCAAGCTTCTTAGATATAAGACCTTCTTCTCTTTTATTCGTCCATGTATACTGAGGGCCATGAGCAGCTAGATCCAGCAGATTGCAGTGATGCATTGTATCCTGAAAATCCCTCATTCCTTGAGATAATGTGTTCCTCAGCCCATACATCGAATGTTCTTCAGCATCTAGAATCTCATTAAAGTCCCCAGTGATTATCCAAGCCTTGTGACGAATAATCGGTGAGTCCTGATGGGCTTTAAGATCATTCCATAATTCTCTCCTTTCTGTCTCAGTATTATGAGCATAAACACATGTGAAGAAAAATTCTTCTACGTCTTCGCCAATAGCAACTGAGACTGTGATCATTTGATCAGTTTTATAGAACGGTGTGACTCGAACTTCCGGTCTCCACACTAGCCATATTCGGCCAAGTGGATTAAACTCATAGTTGGATATCAGATTCCAATCTTTGAAGACTGAATTCGAGATCCTCTGACTTTTCCCTTCTTTTACTCGTGTTTCCAACAACGCTCCAAACATAAAACCTTGGTCCTGAACCCACTTCTTCACTACAGAATGTTTGACTGATTTATTGAACCCTCTAACATTCCAGAAGAAACCCGACATATTATTTCTTCTTGTAGGTGCGTTTTTTACCTGCAGCACTAGGAAATCCTTCCTTCGCGCTTAAGGCAGCTAGCTTTTTTGATGATTTGATGTGGGTTTTTGATAAACGTGAGATAGTTGGCCGAGGTGGACGCTCACCTTTCTCTGTTTTCCCCGCTTTTCCTATATTCATATTCAGATGTTCATTGGTTCCAGTTTCCTCCTCTGAATCTCCCTCTGAGACCTCTGCTGATACCTCCTTAGAAGTCTCTTCTGGTGTTTCTAGGATTTCACCTTCTTCTCTTTCCTTATCATTTGAACCACTTCGCTCCTCTGTTTCATTTTTTCCTTCCAAGTCATCGTTATTTCCTTGCTCTAACAGCACTGCAAAACGTGATGGTGAGATCTCAGTAGTGTGCTCTGCCGCTGGTTTAATTCCTTGCCAACGATGCTTAGATGGAGAAACGTCCCTCCACTTTCCTTCAATATCAGCTGGAGAAGATTGTACGGACGTAGTCTTTTCAAAAGCTCGTGAAGTTTCACCTATGACAATCACATCCCGAGCTTCCATACTGTTATTCTTAGCTGGTGACACAACCACTCCTCCTGATACACCTGTCTCCATTGTTTCCTTTACTACTTCTTTCCCCGTGTTTATTTTGACACTGTCGACGTTGATAATCTCAGTCACACTCTTAACAGGTGCAGCATTCTTGATAACTATTTCAGAATCCTCTTGCCTTGTCAACAATTTGATCCTTGACTTGCACGTCTTATGAGTGTGCCCCCATTTGGTACAGATATTGCATTTATCAGGAAGCCAAGGGTAGATAAAATCCACCTCTGCATCAACACCTAACTTTGATTTGAAACGATGGGATTTAGGCAGCTCCTTAGTCATGTCAGCTTCAACAAACACCTTTGCTTCTTCAAAACTTGTGCATAGAACGGTATCAGGGTGAAGTCTCTTCGGCTTACCCACTGCACTAGCAATGAAACCCAAGCCCTTCCACGAGAACATTTTGTGGGGAACCTTTTTCATTGTAATCCACATTGGTACTACTttgatctcttcttcctcttcttcctccactATCGGTGACCACTTTGAGAGGACCATTGGAATGTTTGCAATGTTCCACATTCCTCTACGCAAGATTCTTTTCCTAGTAGCCATATCCTTGATCCTGAATTTTACTGTGACTTCATTAACCGGAAAGACGTCAATCTTAATAAATTGATCCCCCAAGGGCCAAATCTTATTCACAATTACGTGAATCTTTGCAACATGTGGAGCAGGAGCTAGAAATCTCCCTTCCAAAAGATCATCCCAGAGAGGTACTGTGTCTTGTATCACCTCATCTGGCACTTGCACAACTTCTTTCCCCTCCACCATCTCCATGTCGTAGACATGCGCAGAGAGTGTTGGACCACTTTTCACCGCTTTAGCGTAAGACAATTGTTTTTCCTGAACGTTGGACGCGTCTATCACCGGCGTCACCGATGTTTCCGACTCCTCCGAAGCCATGACGGCCGTCGGTAGCCCTACTGTGCAGagccaaaaataaatataggaTAGCTAAGAGTGTAATTACACAAAAGCAACAAAAAATGTGGAGAAACCCTATAAACTCAACTTCTAGATGATGAGTAGTGAAGGATGCCATGGGAACTAGAGAGCAGACACAATTCTTCTAAGTCAGAGATTGAAACCGACAATGTCATAAAGTCACGTAGTTACACAGTAATAAAATCGTTCAAAAAAGAATGAAATATGTACACGAAAACACAATTTTCTTCTCACGGAGTAAACTGTTATATTTTAGACCTGttccgaattttttttttttttcgtcaaaaggtcattctattactcaaacttgaagtggcctgggtaaccaaaccggaatagaacaaccaacaaaatGTAACTCCCTATGAAAagatctagcagtcttagccAAGAAATCTGCAATCTGATTATGCGCCTGTGGAACGTGAATGATGTTGAATTCCGGGAAGCATATTTGTAGCGTCTCTATCCTCTCCAATTCCGTCGAAAAGCTTGGCCACGCCTGAGGATCCTTTACCATTGCAATTAACTCCTTACAGTCTGTCCCAAAGCTCTGGCATGTAGAATGTTgcagcatattctccatcgcccacCGCAGTGCTTCTACTTCCGAGTGTAAGGCTGATTCGCGTCGTGGGAAGTTTCTTGTCCCCATAAGCTGAGTGTTCCCAGAACTATCCATCCATACCCATCCGCTTCCACTAAAGACGGCAGAAGAcgtccaagatccatctaacAAGCAGATATTTCCCAAGCTTACGAATTGGAGTTCCTCATTTATATTATCT belongs to Brassica rapa cultivar Chiifu-401-42 chromosome A07, CAAS_Brap_v3.01, whole genome shotgun sequence and includes:
- the LOC103844466 gene encoding uncharacterized protein LOC103844466, with translation MASEESETSVTPVIDASNVQEKQLSYAKAVKSGPTLSAHVYDMEMVEGKEVVQVPDEVIQDTVPLWDDLLEGRFLAPAPHVAKIHVIVNKIWPLGDQFIKIDVFPVNEVTVKFRIKDMATRKRILRRGMWNIANIPMVLSKWSPIVEEEEEEEIKVVPMWITMKKVPHKMFSWKGLGFIASAVGKPKRLHPDTVLCTSFEEAKVFVEADMTKELPKSHRFKSKLGVDAEVDFIYPWLPDKCNICTKWGHTHKTCKSRIKLLTRQEDSEIVIKNAAPVKSVTEIINVDSVKINTGKEVVKETMETGVSGGVVVSPAKNNSMEARDVIVIGETSRAFEKTTSVQSSPADIEGKWRDVSPSKHRWQGIKPAAEHTTEISPSRFAVLLEQGNNDDLEGKNETEERSGSNDKEREEGEILETPEETSKEVSAEVSEGDSEEETGTNEHLNMNIGKAGKTEKVLQVKNAPTRRNNMSGFFWNVRGFNKSVKHSVVKKWVQDQGFMFGALLETRVKEGKSQRISNSVFKDWNLISNYEFNPLGRIWLVWRPEVRVTPFYKTDQMITVSVAIGEDVEEFFFTCVYAHNTETERRELWNDLKAHQDSPIIRHKAWIITGDFNEILDAEEHSMYGLRNTLSQGMRDFQDTMHHCNLLDLAAHGPQYTWTNKREEGLISKKLDRVLINDHWLGSYPQSYSVFEAGGCSDHLRCRVHLRSALNRPKRPFKFVNAIAELEGFKPLMENYWQTTDPIFLSTSSLYRFSKKLKALKPKIRVLAKEKMGNLSVKTKEAYENLCVYQEETIRNPSQQNLERENNAYARWEHVAQLEEGFLKQKSKLHWLKVGDKNNRVFHRAATARDINNSIKEVKCRDGRIVKKPDEIKEEAEGFFKEFLQHQPTDFEGIDVCKLQELLPYRCSEADQQELTKEVTAEEITKVLFSMPCDKSPGPDGFTVEFFKAAWSIIGPEFIISVQSFFAKGFLPKGVNTTILALIPKKTVALEMKDYRPISLCNVIYKVISKIIANRLKLTLPDFIALNQTAFVKGRLLIENLLLATELVKDYHKDTVSSRCALKIDISKAFDSVQWSFLFNTLEAMDFPPMFIHWISLCISTASFSVQVNGELAGYFQSTRGLRQGCALSPYLFVICMNVLSKLLDKSAKDSNMGYHPKCKNLGLTHLSFADDIMVFTDGRVRSIESIVEVFNYFGKVSGLKISMEKTTIYYAGLSEAETGLLEQQFEFASEKLPVRYLGLPLLTKKMGQEDYGILIDKIRTRITHWTNRFLSMAGRLQLIRSVLLSIVNFWMAGFVLPGACIKEINSICAAFLWSGPVLNPRKAKVSWEIVCRRKCDGGLGLRPLKETNQVSCLKLIWRTVSSQASLWAQWTKMNLFKNGSFWSIKKNTTKGSWMWRKLVKLRDKAKDFHKMQVGDGNNTSFWFDCWSSMGRLYDLFGAHGVIDMGVSMTTTVAVALSNRRRRRHRIDVFNEVEKICEDQRLKLTGETDVALWKQSEGKYQAVFKTKQTWELIRKEDPPVQWWKSIWYKHHIPKYAFFHWLAIQNRLSTGDRMLTWNVGANPSCVLCQNVMESRDHLFFECSYSAEVWSKLVQGLLLNSYTTLWSELMVLIRDTNGGLLERFLIRYTLQVTVYFLWRERNERRHGSTPILPGFLVKLIDRQVRNRCLSLRQIGDLKYTGALTLWFATR